The DNA region aTAGCATTGCATTCAACTGAGCATGTTCTATCTCTGAACACACTTTCATAATTATAATAATGATAGAATTTCATGTTTCAAATGGCGTTGGAAACAGCGACTGACAACCTCGTTTCAGCTTTTTAGGCCAAGAGCCCAAAGGCTACGTCTTGCGACGCATTATGATTTTATAGTATATGGGAAGCAAAATAATCAGCACAAAGGTAGAAGCCATTTCATAACATCGGAAATGGGCCTTATAGTAACTGATGATGTCCCAGGCATCTCAATGCTCTCGAGCTCTGCACCATTCCCAGACCTCTTCAGTTATTTCCCCTGTCTAATTCCATGAGTTTATTTTACGTagtcaaaaaattttgtgCAATAAGCAAGTCATCGCCCTCATCTCGAGCAGAGAAGCAAGCAAAAAGACGAAAAAACAGAGTATTTACACCACGATACTAGGTCTTATGCATCAACTGATGCGTACTCTTTGAAGACACAGATGTTTGAACTGCCCTTAGTGCGAAACACCAAACGAGTACGAACAGTCAGAAAGCTTCGATACCAGTACATTAACACACTATACCAAGAGTACcgcaaagttcaaagctttgccaaCGCAAACTCTACCCTTCCGACGCCTGAAAACTCTGCGGCAGAAGAGGCAAGCGATGGTGACCATAATTCAGCAGATGCTACCTCGCGGCGCAGAAGACGGAAAAGGCGACTGCTCAGCGTGCTAGGGCATGCGGAGACCGACACAGAGCTCTCGGATATGGAAGCCGAAGAAGGTAGCCACGAGGCTGATCAAGCGGACAGTGAAAAAGAGTTCTTTACTAGGCACGAGAAACCACAAGAAACGTTCGAAGTTTGGAACACTGATAGGCAAAAAGCGGTCCCCATGAACACAGCAACGCTCTCGTACGACACCTGCAAACAAATTGAAAAGCACGCGCAAAAGCGTGTGTCGGCAGGGATGGCACATATATCTAAGAATGCAAACTTCCACTTCCAGGCTATGAAAGATGGTTACGAGACTGTCGCAGAGACGCCAGAATCCCATCACCTTGTCCACATCGCACAACTTAATGAACTATTACACACCAACATCATGAAGGGTAAATGGGACACAGCATATCGCTGTTTTTCTCTCTTGATCAGATTGCCAGGTATTGACATAAGAAGCGTCTGGGGACCAGGCGCAAGGATCTTGCGTGAATTGGCATCCAATGATAAAGGCCTTGGTACCAGCGAAGAATTTTTAGGCTGGCTCAGCGGCATATTTTCCTCAAGAAGCAATTTCAATCAAACGATGAACTTTTTAATGGATCCAGTATTCAGATGCGGCTCCAAAACACATGCCGCCAAGTTCGTCGTGGCATGGCTTTGGGAACTTTTATTTGCGTCCTGTCCCGATGGAACTGAACACCCTTCAGCAGAAGACGCTTCGAATCGCAAGCTATCTCACCTTTTGGAAAGGCTTTCAGAAATGGTGTTGATACCGCCTTATATGGAAGACCCTGAGGTTTGGTTTATTTTCGCGGTCTGCCACTTAGTAAGTGCAGATCAACTATCGCAGCGTTTCATCAGCACAAAACTGAGAACTTcagaacttgaaagagacaTCTCTCGAAATCAAGTCACTCAGCACATCACGAACGCGCATATGTGCATTAGAACATGTGAGGcgaaaaaagaagaatttAGCTTCCCGCGGCGTATTATCGAGGAGCAACTGGCatgttttgagaagagGCTTTATCAAAATAGTGGGGAGTCGACCGCCAGCGATCTAGGAAGCGGCTTTGAACTGGACAATAGTCCGGAAAATCTTGACACCCAGAATGTCCTCGGCCCTGGGATGTCACCAATGAtagacgaggaagaaaacttctttgGGTCTGCAGAACAGGTCCATTTCGGGTTTGATTCCGACAGCAGCACTTAATTAAAAACATTAGCATCTTTGTATAATTAGAACTTAGTGTAACATACCGGTAAAATTCATTCAACTTCTATTTAACACATACTATAATTCCGAAAGatactttttgaattcatTCAGTCCTTGCCTTTTTCGTTAATTCGTCCACCTTATTCTCAAGCTCGGAAATCCTCCTTTTTAGTCTTTCAATGTCTTGATATTGAGTAGCAGGTGGGTCATTTATGACCACTCTTTGTGACTCTtggtcttgttctttcGGAACATCAAAACCAGGGCGCTTTTTAATAATCAGCTTAGCGTTGATCTCGACCCCATTGATGTCTCTCACTTTAAAGTCAACTGCGCCATCATTATCAGAAAGAGTGACTGGAAATGTGTACCAGGTTGGAAAGTTTGGATTGCTCGATGACACAGCCCCCAAACTTCCAGTATGGGTAGATGCCAGGCTCGTCGAGTTAGACTCATTTGCCGCTGATAACGGCTGTTGTGCAACACTTGCATCTTCTGAAATTGGTTGCTGTGCAGCGTTTTGATTGGGCAGCGCGACGTTGCCTTTGCTATCGAAGACTGAAACACGGCATATAGGACACGTCTGGGATCTTTCCatccagcttttcaagcagcCAAGATGAAGGCAGTGGTTGCAAGGCAACTTCTTAGGTTTGTGCTTAGCGCTCGTTGCCTCGCTTGGAGGCAACATATCTTCCATACAAACAATGCACATCTTATCTTCGGAGGCATTTAGCTGTGCTTCAGTAACATCTGGTAGCTTTTCGTCAATCTGGCGGTTGCTTTTCCAAGTGCGCCAAACAGACTTGCCCGTGTGAAAGAGGGCAATTCCGTCCCATATAATGTCTTTGGCAATCATAAGAGGCATGCTGAAAGGTGCCAGTGACGCGACGCGGAGTCCCAATTTAAGCACTTGGCACACAAGCTGAACTAGCTTCTCATACATGAACTTGCCGTCGAGACCAACAAAATCATCTCCATCACGCTCAAATGCTCGTTTGCACTGAATCAGCTCAATCAAGTTTATCACGCTCTTCATAGCCACCTCAGCCACATCAACCAGTAACATTGAGAAATCGACGCAGAACAAAATGTACACAGGCGCGCTTGGGGACGGATCATGCTTGTTTGTTAGCGAGTTGCGCAGGCAAAATCTGACCATCTGGTAGTCCACAACGGCGAATATAATGACATTGAGGAAAAACCGGGAACACAATAGGCGAGCGATATTGGTGCGCTCGTCGGTGTGCTGAAACACGTACTCTAGGCGGTCTTTGAGCACCCAGTGAAACACCCGGATAAATGTGAGCAGAGCGAAAAGTATCATAACAGTCAGGAACTGGTACTCTGGAAAGGCTGAAGACATGAAGAAACAGTTTACTATCGTAAAGGACAGTCTTTCGAAGATGTGCTCGTATTCCAGCAGTCGCAGCTCCCCGAACAGCAACCGCGTCAGGCCCTTCCACAGCAAGATACTATTGACAATGGCGAAGTTGCACAAGACAACCAGGTTGAGGCCCTCGCAGAGCTTCAAGCACGCATCCAGGAATGATAAGCTCGGTTGTAAGCAGTCGAGTACAGACCAGGCCGCGGCTGTGTAGGTGAACACGGTGTACCCTACAAATTGACGCCTCTGAACCCGCAGCGCCATCTTTAACTAATCTTAGGATTCAAAGCAAGTCTAGTGCACGCTTTTGGGCGCTAAATGGAGTTTTCGCACGCTAGCTTTTGACTGGTGTTCTGACGTGAGCCTTCGGTCAAGGGAGAAAGCTTATAATTAAATATTACTAGTTTAATCATGTGAAGGCATAATCACGTCCCAGTAAGATCAAAACAGCATACACCTCCAAAACGGAAGTTCTGACCGCAGTGGCCAGTCGAAATGAGCGGGCTTGCATTGAAACTGGGCACTCTGCTTATCCGGCAAGTGACCAGGCCGGTGGCAAACGTACTTAAAGCGCAAGCAAAACAACACGATACATTCAAGAAGGTCTGCGTGGGGTTAGCGCAGAAGATGCACCGGGTGGACGCAAGGCTCAGGACCAGAATGACACCTGGGAACCGGGAGATTAAGATTCGCCCCCTCAATGACGCCCGCGCAGTGGAGAACGGCGCGACGTGGCTGAGTGAGGCGTTCGTGTTTGGAGTCACCGGGAGTGTCGTTGTGTGGGAGACGCTGCGCCAAAGGACCAAGGAGCTGAACCGTCGAGAACAAGTCGCGAACGACATTAGCTTCCTGCAGAGCGAGATCGAAAGCCTGCGAGAGAAACTTGACGCGAAAgagcgcgcggcgggcAAGTGACGGGCTGCACGCGTGCACCCAGCGCAAGAAAGCGCTCGATAAATGGCTGGATGCCGTCACTTTCAGCCTGTAAATAGAAAGTAGGTATCCAAAAATTATACATTCCATAGTACAGAGGGCGCACCAGGGGCGCACCAGGGGCGCGCGCGGGGGAATAAAATACGGGGGGCTATATGGTACACGAGAGGCGCGGGCGCGTCAGTTCTTGGTGCCCTTGCGCTCGaccttcagcagcagcgcctTGTTGATGTGGGGCAGCACACCGCCTGACGCGATGGTGGCCCGGACCAGCGTGTCGAGCTCGTCGTCACCGCGGATGGCCAGCTGCAGGTGGCGCGGCGTGATACGCTTGACCTTCAGGTCCTTGGCCGCGTTTCCGGCCAGCTCGAGCACCTCGGCGGTGAGGTACTCCAGCACCGCGGTCAGATATATCGCGGACTTGGACCCTACACGCGTCCTGCCGGCGGCGTTGCGCTTGAGGTACCGCTTGATTCTTCCCACCGGGAACTGCAGCCCGGCACGCGCGGAGTGCGTGGTGGCGCGCATGTTGGAGCCGGTCTTGGCACCAGACTTGCCCTTGCCGCCGTGAACTTTGCCTGACATTGCTAGAGGGGGGTACGAGATGAGTGGGGGGTGCGGGGCGCGTGAACTTGTGGTTGCGGGGCGCGGGGCTTGGTACTCGCGGGGGTGGTGGAGCTGGGGGGAAGtttggtgttgttgttgtcgaTGGCAGCGGTGGCCGCTGTTTATTAGTGATAATTCAGGCGTTGGTCACGTGTGAGGGCGGGTAACCCTTCCATGCCATCACGTGGTCCGGTAACATCCCGTGTCTCGCGATGTACGTATGTGACGATCAATATCTGTCGTATAGTGTGATTCACTCTTGTGTCACTCCCGACGTCCGTGTTCACGTGATCGAGGCGCCGTTCTGCTCAGGGTCCGCGTCATAGTCACGTGTATCAGCCCACTGATTTTCCGTTCCGCCAGCGCCCTGCGCCCTGCGCCATGCTTCCGTTCCGCGGCACTCTCTGAGCAGTGCCTTTCATGCCGGTAGCAAGTCACTGCGCCGACTCACAGCCGCCGGCACAGGCGCGGTGCGGCCCTTCGGCGCATGCTACCTCGGGCATGGGATATAAGAAACGCATGGACTGCGAGGGAAGCGCGGCTTCGAGGTGGATGCAAGCAGCATAAGCAGCGTAAGTAAGTCCGGCGCGAGTACAAGTTCAGTGAGTACAGCACGAGTACAGCAGTAGTTCACGTGACATATCCACAaaggcacgtgacgcaCCAGCACGCccgctcttcttctccgGTACTTCTTTCCGAGACTTCTTCCTCTCCTCCTCCGGCACACATCGCTAGTCCTGGATGCTCTGGCTAGTGCCCCTCTTTTTACTTGCGCTACGCGCGGTGCAGGCGTGGTCGCCCACGGACTCGTACGCTCCTGGCAACGTCTCCTGCGCGGACGACATCTCGCTCGTGCGAGAGGCGTCCGGGCTCTCGCCCAACGAGACCGCCTGGCTCGAGAAGCGTGACGCGTACACAAAACAGGCGCTGCGCGAGTTCCTCGACGGCGCGACCGCCAACTTCTCCAACTCGTCGCTCGTCGACAGCCTGTGGAGCGCGGACAAGATTCCGCGCGTTGCGATGGCGTTCTCGGGCGGCGGGTACCGCGCCATGCTCAGCGGCGCGGGCATGATTTCCGCGTTCGACAACAGAACCAACGGGTCCACGGAACACGGGCTAGGCGGGCTGCTCCAGGGCGCCACGTACTTGGCCGGGCTCTCGGGCGGCAACTGGCTTGTTGGGTCTCTGGCATGGAACAACTGGACGTCTGTGCAGCACGTGATCGACACGCGCGGCAAGGACGACGAGCTGTGGGACATCAGCAACTCCATCGTCAACCCGGGCGGGATCAACATCCTGAGCAGCGCCTCGCGCTGGGACCAGATTTCCGATGCCGTGGAGGCCAAGCAGGACGCGGGCTTCAACACCTCGCTGGCTGACGTTTGGGGCCGCGCCCTCGCGTACAACTTCTTCCCCACGCTCTCCAAGGGCGGGGACGGCTACACGTGGTCCACGCTGCGCGACGCAGACGTCTTCAAGAACGGTGAGATGCCCTTCCCCATCAGTGTGGCTGACGGGCGGTATCCGGGCACGCAGATCGTCGACCTGAACTCCACGCTATTCGAGTTCAATCCGTTCGAGATGGGCTCCTGGGACCCTTCGCTGAACGCGTTCACGGACGTCAAGTACCTGGGTACCAACGCCAGGAACGGCACCCCTGTGACCAAGGGCCAGTGTGTCGCGGGCTTTGACAACACCGGCTTTGTCATTGGCACTTCCTCGACCCTGTTCAACCAGTTCCTGCTGCAGCTGAACACCACCAGTGTgagctccttcttgaagggCATTATCGGCGATTTCCTGAAAGACCTTTCCGAGGACTACGATGACATTGCTATCTACAACCCCAACCCTTTCAGGGAAACCGAGTTTGTCGAAAGCAACTACACCAAGGGCATTGTCAACTCAGAAAACTTGTTCTTGGTTGACGGTGGTGAGGATGGTGAAAACATCCCCTTCGTTCCTCTCATCCAGAAGGAGAGAGACGTGGACGTTATTTTCGCGCTCGACAACAGTGCCGACACAGACGAGTACTGGCCCGCTGGCTTGTCGCTGATTTCTACCTACGAGCGTCAATTCGGCGCACAGGGCAAGGACATTGCGTTCCCCTACGTCCCCGACTTTGACACCTTCATCAACGAGGGTCTCAACCAGAAgcctgttttctttgggTGTGACGCCTCTAACACCACTGGTCTCTCCTACACCCCACCCCTCATTGTCTACATGCCAAACAACAGGCAGTCCTACAATTCAAACACGAGTACCTTCAAGATGTCCTACAGTTCCAGCCAACGTATGAAGATGTTCCAGAACGGCTTTGAGGCTGTCACTAGGAACAACCTTACTGACGACTCTTCTTTCAGGGGCTGTGTTGCTTGCGCAGTCCTAAGGCGGAAGCAGGAGTCTCAAAACATGACGCTCCCCCAGGAGTGCGCAAAGTGTTTCCAGGACTACTGCTGGAATGGGAAAATCTCCAACAAGACCGCTAAAGTTAGCACTATAGAGAACTACAGTGGATCGATTTCCTTCATTACCGACTCGGCATCTGCCGATGCAGCTTCTTCTACAGCGGCAGCCTCATCCTCAGGGACCTCTACTAGTAAGAAAAACGCTGCTGCTTCCTTGCCCTCTTCTAACTCTCTTAAATGGTACGTTGCCTTCGCAAGCTTGCTGGGCATGGCCATTGGTCTCATGTAAGTaagcaaaagcagcagTCCCATATGATAAATACATAGTAATGCCAGCCTTGGCTGCGAAGCATAAAAGTTCTTTAGTTATGTTTATCGAAAGTAGCTCTAACTTCCAAAATCATTATTTGCAACAAAGTTAAGTAGCGGCCCTCAACTCATTCCCAGTAGCAAAACCAGCATAAAGTGGAGTACCAAAAAAAACCCTCGAAACTGCAAGCAGTTGACTAATAATTTTTGGAGGTGGCGGGCTCTATAAGCCACTGACTCTTTTTGGCTAGACTGACAGGGAGGCAAAGTTTCAGAGGAAGTTAcaacagctttgaagcgCTCTTTTGAGGTCATATGTTTAACTATATTCCTGAGATAAGTTAatttctgaagctcttccaaCAGTTGGTTTCGTGGTCTAGTCGGTTATGGCATCTGCTTAACACGCAGAACGTCCCCAGTTCGATCCTGGGCgaaatcaattttttgCAGGTTTCAAACCCGATGATTGCACCAATGGTGGGGAAGAGCTTAAGCTCGAGCTATGGTTGCATGACTTCATTAATTTATTACAAATGCCGCTGCGTATACACCTTCAGTCGCGGATCCTCGCGTAACCTTTGGCGACAACTGTATTTACACCTACTCTTCTGTTCTCCAAGGCGTTAAGGAGATCCCTCATAACTATGCCAGgttcttctcttgcttCTCTGTAACGAATGCCCATCTCACCTCTAGCTGCCACATCGGACGAAACCTTGCCTAGCACCTTGACTGAATTATTGTTGGCCTTGGCGCCTGCGTTCAACCAACTGTACTTTTTCTTTCCGCCCGCGATCATCATATTCGCAGTGGCATTCGAAGCTCTATGAAGCGTTTCTTCAGTCTCCATTTTAGCTTCGGCGGTTTCCTTTTCGAGTCCCATTGCtattcttcttttcactcttctctcttcttgttccttCTGATGTATAGCGAGATCTCTAAGAGCACGAGACACTTCGCTTCTCCTTCCAGAGTTCAGCTTAATAGAGCGCCTTCTATGCCGAGAGATAACCAAAGAATTCGTAATTATATCGGTCATGAACACTTCGCATGCTGTCGACATTAAGCTTAGAACGTCGTGGGCTTTGCTGAAATCCTGGTTGAAGTTTTGCTCACTCCCAACTTTCTTCATAAAACTGGCGACATGGGTAGGGTGCAGGAGCGGCGGCTGGGGTGGTATTTGATTGTTCACAGCTTGCGATCCAGCTTGGGCGCTCGATTTAGTGATGTTCATTGATGAGTTCAGtagcgcttcttcttctcgaaTGTCAACGCctgctgaaaaaagagcatcACTCAACTTGTCGGGATCTGTCTGCATTTTCGAGGAAGCTGCCTGCTGATTTTGGGATTGTGCTTGTTGCGTATTGGGATGATGCGCTGATGCAGACGACTGAGTCATAACGCTTTTCTTGGGTCCCGTACTGTTGACCTTAGTATTCTGTGTTTGAGAGCCACTTGGCCTACCTCTTTTCTTGTCATCAACATCCTTGACACTCTGGCTATTGCTGTTGGTAGTTTGGGCGAGATTAGTTGTCGGCGACGCGCTTTCTGGTAAACTTGCTCCGCCGACGGGGTCCTCAACAATATTGTCAAACGGAGTTGGCATATTTGTAGAAAAATCCGTGTTTTCAGGACTCGCGCTTTCGTTTGTGTTGCCACCTCCAATCTCAAAGGCCGGTTCCTCCTCGTCAAATAtttgctcctgctcctctTTTTTAGGCCTCTTTGCTCGCAGGTTTTCTTGGGCGTTAGGATCCTGTCTTTTAGGTGACCTTGCCATTTTCGAGAAGTTTCCAGTCTCTCTTTTGAATGGCCCTATCGTCAACCTTCTCCACTTCTACTGGGCGTGTTGTGACGAAAACCTTGTAATTTGAATTTCAATATATTTGTTGTAATTCCTGACGAATATATCGAGCGTCGAGTTTACAGAgcatgaaaaattttagaagctcatcgcccTCATCTTACCGCGGCGTCCGAGCAAGAAGCAGATTAAGCGCCCTCTTAAAGATGTCTTCGTCGCGGATCACAAGTTTTCAAGGCTCAAGGAACTTTAGGCTGCTTATAGTACTAGCGACTTTGTCGGGCAAGCCCATCAAAATAGAGAAAATCCGGTCCGATGACCTAAACCCTGGTCTGCGAGACCACGAGGTATCATTCTTGAGGTTGATGGAAGCAGTTACGAACGGCAGCTCAATTGAGATCTCATATACAGGTACGACAATTATTTACAAGCCTGGAATAATAACAGGTGGTTCCTACACTCACAACTGTCCACCAAGCAAGCCAGTCGGATACTATGTCGAGCCCATGCTTTACCTGGCCCCGTTCTCCAAAAATAAGTTTTCCATTATATTCCGGGGCGTCACTGCCTCTCACAACGACGCTGGTGTTGAAGCTATAAAGTGGGGGCTACTGCCTGTCATGGAAAAATTCGGAGTTCGAGAGTGTGCCCTTCATACCTTGAAGAGAGGCTCCCCTCCGTTAGGAGGTGGGGAAGTCCACTTGGTTGTTGACTCTCTGATCGCTCAACCAGTCACAATGCATGCGCTGGACACTCCACAAATAGCCTCTATTAGAGGCGTTGCATATTCCACCAGAGTAAGCCCTTCAATGGTTAACAGAATGATTGAAGGCGCTAGAAATGTCCTTAGAGGACTGAGCTGCGAAGTAGACATTACTGCTGATGTTTGGAGAGGCGAAAATTCCGGTAAAAGCCCCGGTTGGGGCATAACGTTGGTTGCTGAAAGCAAAAAGGGTTGGAGATATTTTGCAGAAAACATTGGTGGCGCCGGAGACGTCCCGGAGGACATCGGTACGCAAGTGGCCTACGAACTTCTAGAGgaaatttcagaaagcGCCGTTGTAGGCCGGACCCAGTTACCACTAGCCATAGTTTACATGGTAATCGGTAAAGAGGACATTGGCAGGCTGAGAATCACAAAATCCCAAGTTGACGAAAGGTTTATATGGCTTCTGAGGCACATTAAGAAAATGTTTGGGACTGaagtgtttttgaagcctgtTGACGAGCCGGAAAGTGATGACATCATTGTGACCATCAAGGGCATTGGCTTTACCAAcaccaacaaaaaaacagcaTAATTTTCACAAACCTGTAAAATATTACCATCGCGAAACTTGTTAAAATTTATCTAATTTAGGGGAAACAGAGTTAATCAACTATACTTGGTGGCGCGTGCCTTCTTCAGGTGCTATGAGAGATAAATTACCTTGTGCTCGGCATAGCCTGAACGTGATCCAACAGTTTCTCCCATTCATTTGTGTTCAGCTCATTGAATGTCATGTTAAGCTTAACCCATCGTTGAAAGACATCGGAGACCAAAAACTGAGTCTCCTGGAAGTAAACATACTCCTCTAAAATACACTTTCTTACAAGCCAGCTCCTATTCATCTGCTCAGCAATACTCTTGCGGTCTCTTTGGATGCTCTGCTTCACCCTATCATATTCAGCGCCCTTCAAATCAGGTTTGTCTTTCATTTGCTCTAAACGGTCTGTATTGACTTCGATACGCCTTTGAAGCTGGGGAACATTGTTACCAGCCATAATTTTATATCTCTCAAATAGACCCTTCAATGATAAAAGAACGTCCGTAAATGTTCGGAATCGGGGTGAAAGTTCTGAAGATGCTTGCATGTTCTCTTCCTTGACCAAGTTGTTACACGTTGTAAGATGTTTAGACACAATGCCAAGGTGATTTTTGATATCAAGAAGCGTGCCGTCGTCGCTCGCGAAAATTTGAGGCGCACTATCAGAGAAGCTATCCAGCATGGATGCAAGCATCGACCTATCTTGAGCAATGAATCTTAATCTTTTCTCGCATCGGTCAACTAAAACTGTGATTTTAGCCCACAGCTCCAAAGCCCCATCTATAGAGGCATCTGCCTGATTCCACCTTTCGGCCATGTCTTTGCGCCACATCTTGATGAAAGAAGCCTCGATTTTTCTGTCTGTAAATTCGTCGGAAGTATCATAGCTGGCTTGTTTCCTCCATCCAAGTAGATCAGTAGGGACTGTTAGGAATGTCAGAACAAGatcatctttcttgaaaacaggGTGCTTTACAACGATGTTGATAAACCTCGATAGCCCGTTTCGCCTTTTAATTAAGAAAATTGGGTCCGAGCTGTGAGAGCCTATTCTCTTGGGAGGAAGGTCAGGGATCATTCTAAAAGGATACTTTTTGAGTAGAACCTCCTGTAACCAAACGAAGTCCGAGTACCTTCTAATGACGCTCCGGTCACTAGAAGGTTCTGTGTCAGGTAGCTCTACCAGGTGCTTCACGAGATAGTTTGTGTGCTTGAAGAGGAGCCCTTCTCTCTCCGGAATCTCTTCGACTGTAATAATATCAGGTGCCAGCGGATTGTAGGCTTTGCGAATACCGTCAGACCAAACTTCGTAATCCTCTTTCCCGCTCTCTTCGGTTGAGTGAGGATTTTCGCTCTGAAAAGGGACTCCAGCCACCATTTCTCCACGGTTAAGGTCATTCGAAACTCGGTGGTTGGCCTCATCAAGGCTGTCAGACCAAGCACCCTCCATTGAATTTTCTGGGTGAGCAGAGAGTAAAGTAGAGGAACCTACTGGAAGACTGCCAGAGTTGCCCAGGCCACTATCCAATGTCATAGTATTGATGCCTGAGATTAGTGAGCCGCTAGGCAGAACATCCGAACCAGCGAGAGGATCCACGTTTAAGCCCGTCCATTCGTTGGCCGAATGTGAAGTACTCGTGGGTTGTTCAGATCTCCAAGGGTCTTCCAAGTCATCGTAGAGGCTCATGGCACTTCCTTTGATGTGGGGCTCTATTGTAGCACAATAAATAATTCGCCAACCCTTCAAAACGTTTTTTTATCTCATCAAAATACGCTCTAAGCCAGCAGAGATTAATTAAACTTACGAATGAGAACAATATATGCAGATAGATAAACGCGGGGTGACTTTCTGCTTTTCACAGAAAGAAAGCATGCTGATCAGAAAAGTGCCTAATTGATTTATTCTGGCCCTGTTCTAATCTTCATCAGAAGATTCATTCCCCGATGGGTCTTCATTGAAATCGAGGTTTATCCAGCTTGGCCACGCAGCTTCCTTCTTAAGAATCGTCCTAAAgacttcaagcaaaaactgCTCCAGCTTCCCTACACTACGCAGTACAGAGCCTTCGACGTTGTTTTGTTCACCTATCTCACTATCGATTTTAATGCTCCTGATGAGCGATATCCTTTCAAGGGATTTCTTGCCAAGGATTGCGGAACTCCCTAGGTCTATTAGTGACTCACGAGCATCCAAAATAGGATCAGCAACGTCGCAAAGAAAGCTTACGAAAAGCTGCTTCGAAATGTAGGCCACAAGACAAAGCGCGTGTATACCAAGGTCCGTAATCGATAGCTTCACAGGTAGAGTCATAAAAGAGGGGCTCGGGTAATTCAGCGCAAGCTCAGCGCTAACTCCGATCCTCATGTCACCTTTATAGTCAACTTCGACCAAGAACTGTAGATCACTTTCGGCCTGAACCTCAGGCAGCAAATCCCCGTTCTCTCCGTCAGCAGATTGACAGCCAGAGTCGCTTTCTTCTGGAATCTTGTCTTTTGGCAGCTCCTCCTTTTCGATGTGGTTGTAAAATTCGTCTAGAGGGTCTGAGATTTCTCGCAGAGTGATATTGGGGGGGATGCCACCAAGGCAGAAATCCGTCACCTGTAGGCTACTAACGTAACTTGGCAGCGATATCGATTGCAA from Lachancea thermotolerans CBS 6340 chromosome C complete sequence includes:
- the RRN11 gene encoding Rrn11p (similar to uniprot|Q04712 Saccharomyces cerevisiae YML043C RRN11 rDNA transcription factor CF component which also contains Rrn6p and Rrn7p which is required for rDNA transcription by RNA polymerase I component of rDNA transcription factor), with the translated sequence MFELPLVRNTKRVRTVRKLRYQYINTLYQEYRKVQSFANANSTLPTPENSAAEEASDGDHNSADATSRRRRRKRRLLSVLGHAETDTELSDMEAEEGSHEADQADSEKEFFTRHEKPQETFEVWNTDRQKAVPMNTATLSYDTCKQIEKHAQKRVSAGMAHISKNANFHFQAMKDGYETVAETPESHHLVHIAQLNELLHTNIMKGKWDTAYRCFSLLIRLPGIDIRSVWGPGARILRELASNDKGLGTSEEFLGWLSGIFSSRSNFNQTMNFLMDPVFRCGSKTHAAKFVVAWLWELLFASCPDGTEHPSAEDASNRKLSHLLERLSEMVLIPPYMEDPEVWFIFAVCHLVSADQLSQRFISTKLRTSELERDISRNQVTQHITNAHMCIRTCEAKKEEFSFPRRIIEEQLACFEKRLYQNSGESTASDLGSGFELDNSPENLDTQNVLGPGMSPMIDEEENFFGSAEQVHFGFDSDSST
- the HRD1 gene encoding E3 ubiquitin-protein ligase HRD1 (similar to uniprot|Q08109 Saccharomyces cerevisiae YOL013C HRD1 Ubiquitin-protein ligase required for endoplasmic reticulum-associated degradation (ERAD) of misfolded proteins genetically linked to the unfolded protein response (UPR) regulated through association with Hrd3p contains an H2 ring finger), whose product is MALRVQRRQFVGYTVFTYTAAAWSVLDCLQPSLSFLDACLKLCEGLNLVVLCNFAIVNSILLWKGLTRLLFGELRLLEYEHIFERLSFTIVNCFFMSSAFPEYQFLTVMILFALLTFIRVFHWVLKDRLEYVFQHTDERTNIARLLCSRFFLNVIIFAVVDYQMVRFCLRNSLTNKHDPSPSAPVYILFCVDFSMLLVDVAEVAMKSVINLIELIQCKRAFERDGDDFVGLDGKFMYEKLVQLVCQVLKLGLRVASLAPFSMPLMIAKDIIWDGIALFHTGKSVWRTWKSNRQIDEKLPDVTEAQLNASEDKMCIVCMEDMLPPSEATSAKHKPKKLPCNHCLHLGCLKSWMERSQTCPICRVSVFDSKGNVALPNQNAAQQPISEDASVAQQPLSAANESNSTSLASTHTGSLGAVSSSNPNFPTWYTFPVTLSDNDGAVDFKVRDINGVEINAKLIIKKRPGFDVPKEQDQESQRVVINDPPATQYQDIERLKRRISELENKVDELTKKARTE
- a CDS encoding OPA3 family protein (conserved hypothetical protein); translated protein: MSGLALKLGTLLIRQVTRPVANVLKAQAKQHDTFKKVCVGLAQKMHRVDARLRTRMTPGNREIKIRPLNDARAVENGATWLSEAFVFGVTGSVVVWETLRQRTKELNRREQVANDISFLQSEIESLREKLDAKERAAGK
- the HTZ1 gene encoding histone H2AZ (highly similar to uniprot|Q12692 Saccharomyces cerevisiae YOL012C HTZ1 Histone variant H2AZ exchanged for histone H2A in nucleosomes by the SWR1 complex involved in transcriptional regulation through prevention of the spread of silent heterochromatin) is translated as MSGKVHGGKGKSGAKTGSNMRATTHSARAGLQFPVGRIKRYLKRNAAGRTRVGSKSAIYLTAVLEYLTAEVLELAGNAAKDLKVKRITPRHLQLAIRGDDELDTLVRATIASGGVLPHINKALLLKVERKGTKN